The following are from one region of the Phormidium sp. PBR-2020 genome:
- a CDS encoding Uma2 family endonuclease — MVLQTQIGPPLENGDRLSYREFERRYAAMPQHQKAELVEGVVYMASPLRFTTHAEPHGCLITWLGVYQSATPATAMGIEPTVRLDSDNEFQPDGVLLIPGGSSQLSQEGYIQGAPELVVEIAASSAAIDLGDKKRVYRRNGVQEYLVWQIFDEKLDWFYLDEGVYQSLTPDDEGILRSRVFPGLWLNRPQLLQNNLAAVLTTLQAGLQSSEHQAFVQI, encoded by the coding sequence ATGGTACTTCAGACTCAGATTGGTCCACCCTTAGAAAACGGCGATCGCCTCAGCTACCGAGAATTTGAGCGACGTTACGCGGCGATGCCTCAGCATCAGAAGGCCGAATTAGTTGAAGGAGTTGTGTATATGGCCTCGCCGCTACGGTTTACCACTCATGCCGAACCCCATGGCTGTCTCATTACCTGGTTAGGAGTTTACCAGTCCGCTACCCCCGCCACAGCGATGGGGATTGAACCCACCGTTCGCCTCGACTCCGACAATGAGTTTCAACCCGATGGCGTGTTGCTAATCCCTGGGGGGAGTTCTCAACTGAGTCAAGAGGGCTATATTCAAGGTGCGCCGGAACTGGTGGTTGAAATTGCAGCCAGTAGTGCGGCGATCGATTTGGGAGACAAAAAACGGGTGTATCGACGCAATGGGGTTCAGGAATATCTGGTTTGGCAAATCTTTGATGAAAAACTCGATTGGTTTTATCTGGATGAGGGGGTTTATCAGTCTCTCACCCCGGATGATGAGGGGATTCTCCGCAGTCGTGTTTTTCCGGGGTTATGGCTGAATCGGCCGCAACTGTTGCAAAATAACCTGGCGGCTGTTTTAACGACTCTACAGGCGGGGTTGCAATCTTCGGAACATCAGGCGTTTGTGCAAATTTAA
- the hoxE gene encoding bidirectional hydrogenase complex protein HoxE: MTATRTSPPAKSSEKAKTQDGKPDKRFKVLDITMKRNQYRQDALIEILHKAQEAFGFLEEDVLSYIAHKLQLPLSQVYGVATFYHLFSLKPSGAHTCVVCLGTACYVKGGGDILKAVEGDVGIAAGETTEDGQVSIVTARCIGACGIAPAVVYDGKVAGQQTPEQTCDRIHGWKQADS; this comes from the coding sequence ATGACTGCCACCCGTACCTCACCCCCAGCGAAATCTAGCGAAAAAGCCAAAACCCAAGACGGCAAACCCGATAAACGCTTCAAAGTTCTAGACATCACCATGAAGCGCAACCAATATCGACAGGATGCGCTCATCGAAATCCTCCACAAAGCGCAAGAGGCCTTTGGTTTTCTAGAAGAAGATGTCCTAAGCTACATTGCCCATAAACTGCAGCTGCCCCTCTCCCAAGTCTACGGCGTTGCCACCTTCTACCATCTCTTCTCCCTCAAACCCAGCGGGGCCCATACCTGCGTCGTCTGTCTGGGAACCGCCTGCTACGTCAAAGGCGGCGGCGACATCCTCAAAGCCGTTGAAGGGGACGTGGGTATTGCCGCCGGTGAAACCACCGAAGACGGGCAAGTCTCCATCGTCACCGCTCGTTGCATTGGGGCCTGTGGCATCGCCCCAGCCGTCGTCTATGACGGCAAAGTCGCCGGCCAGCAAACCCCCGAACAAACCTGCGATCGCATTCATGGTTGGAAACAAGCAGACAGCTAA
- a CDS encoding ribulose bisphosphate carboxylase small subunit, whose translation MVVRKRAAPSPQRELAEPKIHRTAYVHSFANVIGDVTVGEGATIAPGTSVRADAESPFYIGDHANIQNGVIIQGLNGATVMGDRQREYAVWIGRNSCVAHLALVHGPAYIGDDCFIGFRSTVFNARVGQGSVVMMHTLIQDVEIPPGKYVPSGSVITTQAEADRLPDVRPVDRDFAQYLLEANVALQRGVSSSSNPEGESSARQHSTRANRNGDGKDIAVSEDTSVGSMSLNNEVTGQVKRLLQQGYKIGIEHANARRFKTKSWLTAGTLSNTRADGALREIETILREYQGEYVRLIAIDPDAKRRVTEMIVQRPGETPSLGGGSSSGTSSYRASRGNGARPAASGSGASLDASAADQVRSLLQSGYQIGVERASARRFKTKSWLTVGTLSSSPQTAISELNQILAEATGDYVQLIGIDPAAKRRVVEAIVQRPDGVTPPNKGAVEKVAAVTSQGPSARSVSGQGSLGGDTVELVRSLLSQGYRIGTEHATPRRFKTQSWKTCAPIESKQLNQVLSQLEACVADHAGEYVQLIGIDPNAKRRVSETIIQRPGSESNGNGAATTSGRKGFGASVNQYQAQKNGNGRTVTSSQLERDTLDQVRSLLAQGYRIGTEHATARRFKTQSWKSCSPIDSSQMTDVVPALEACMKEHSGEYVRLIGIDPNAKRRVLETVIQRP comes from the coding sequence ATGGTTGTCCGCAAGCGCGCGGCTCCATCCCCCCAGCGGGAGCTTGCCGAACCCAAGATACATCGCACCGCCTATGTGCATTCGTTTGCTAACGTCATCGGCGACGTCACCGTCGGCGAAGGAGCAACGATCGCACCGGGGACCTCGGTTCGTGCTGACGCGGAGTCGCCGTTTTATATCGGCGACCACGCGAATATTCAAAATGGAGTCATCATTCAAGGGCTAAACGGTGCGACTGTTATGGGCGATCGCCAGCGTGAATACGCGGTGTGGATCGGTCGTAACAGTTGTGTGGCCCATTTAGCCTTGGTTCATGGTCCGGCATACATTGGGGACGATTGCTTCATTGGCTTTCGTTCGACGGTGTTTAATGCGCGGGTGGGCCAAGGTTCGGTGGTGATGATGCACACCCTGATCCAGGATGTTGAGATTCCTCCTGGGAAGTATGTGCCATCGGGATCGGTCATTACCACCCAAGCCGAGGCGGATCGGCTACCCGATGTACGACCGGTAGATCGGGATTTCGCACAGTATTTGCTTGAGGCGAATGTCGCATTGCAGCGAGGGGTCTCCTCATCCTCAAACCCAGAGGGTGAGTCTTCTGCGCGACAGCACAGCACTCGGGCAAATCGTAATGGTGACGGCAAGGACATCGCTGTATCTGAGGATACGTCAGTAGGGAGTATGAGTTTAAATAATGAAGTGACCGGGCAAGTGAAACGCTTGCTCCAACAGGGCTACAAAATCGGTATTGAACACGCCAATGCCCGCCGATTTAAAACCAAGTCTTGGCTTACGGCCGGGACCTTATCCAACACTCGCGCCGATGGTGCGCTCAGGGAAATCGAAACGATTTTGCGAGAGTATCAAGGGGAATATGTGCGTCTCATCGCCATTGACCCGGACGCGAAACGGCGCGTCACCGAAATGATTGTTCAGCGTCCCGGAGAAACCCCAAGTCTTGGCGGGGGCAGCTCCTCCGGGACTTCGTCATATCGTGCCAGTCGCGGTAATGGCGCTCGTCCAGCGGCTTCGGGATCTGGGGCCAGTTTGGATGCCAGTGCTGCTGATCAGGTGCGATCGCTCCTGCAATCGGGGTATCAGATTGGAGTGGAACGGGCCTCGGCTCGCCGCTTCAAAACCAAATCCTGGTTGACCGTAGGGACGTTATCGAGTTCTCCTCAAACGGCGATCTCGGAACTGAATCAGATTCTGGCCGAAGCCACGGGGGACTATGTGCAGTTGATTGGCATTGACCCCGCCGCTAAACGCCGGGTGGTCGAAGCCATTGTGCAACGGCCCGATGGCGTGACCCCCCCCAATAAAGGCGCGGTTGAGAAAGTCGCCGCCGTTACCAGTCAGGGGCCCAGCGCTCGCTCGGTCTCGGGTCAGGGATCTCTCGGTGGGGACACGGTGGAATTGGTGCGATCGCTGCTGTCTCAGGGCTATCGCATTGGCACAGAACATGCCACCCCGCGCCGCTTTAAAACCCAATCCTGGAAAACCTGCGCTCCGATTGAGTCCAAACAACTCAATCAGGTCCTGAGTCAACTCGAGGCCTGTGTCGCCGATCATGCCGGTGAGTATGTGCAGCTGATTGGTATTGACCCTAACGCCAAACGCCGGGTCAGTGAAACCATTATTCAGCGTCCTGGCTCTGAGAGTAATGGCAATGGTGCTGCCACGACCAGCGGCCGTAAAGGCTTTGGCGCCAGTGTGAACCAGTATCAGGCCCAGAAAAATGGCAATGGTCGTACTGTGACCAGTAGCCAACTTGAGCGCGATACCCTCGATCAGGTGCGATCGCTGCTGGCCCAGGGCTATCGCATCGGGACTGAACACGCTACAGCTCGACGGTTCAAAACCCAATCCTGGAAAAGCTGTTCCCCCATTGACAGCTCTCAAATGACGGACGTGGTTCCGGCCCTTGAGGCCTGCATGAAGGAACACAGTGGTGAGTATGTGCGTTTGATTGGCATTGACCCCAACGCCAAACGCCGTGTTCTAGAAACTGTGATTCAGCGCCCGTAA
- a CDS encoding carbon dioxide concentrating mechanism protein CcmL produces the protein MQIARVCGTVVSNQKLETMRGLKLLVLQLVDAEGELLPEYEVAADLVGAGTGEWVLFSRGSAARVEPGRQGCPIDALTVGIIDTVSLENRQVYNKKDRY, from the coding sequence ATTGCCAGAGTCTGCGGAACCGTTGTCAGTAACCAAAAACTAGAGACCATGAGGGGGTTAAAACTCCTCGTGTTGCAACTCGTTGATGCTGAGGGGGAATTGCTCCCTGAGTATGAAGTAGCAGCGGATCTTGTCGGTGCTGGAACCGGAGAGTGGGTTCTATTCAGTCGCGGCAGTGCTGCTCGGGTTGAACCGGGCCGCCAAGGTTGTCCGATTGATGCACTAACGGTTGGCATTATCGATACTGTGAGCTTGGAAAACCGACAGGTTTATAACAAAAAAGATCGTTACTAA
- a CDS encoding ribulose bisphosphate carboxylase small subunit, protein MKTLPKERRYETLSYLPPLTDQQIVSQIQYMFDQGFIPAVEFEENPLPTDHHWTMWKLPLFSASTPQDVLSEVRECRSEYSNCYIRVVGFDNIKQCQTVSFIVYKPGQGIGRY, encoded by the coding sequence ATGAAAACCCTGCCTAAAGAGCGTCGTTACGAAACTCTGTCCTATCTTCCCCCTCTGACTGACCAACAAATCGTCAGCCAGATCCAATATATGTTCGACCAAGGTTTCATTCCTGCGGTTGAATTTGAGGAAAATCCTCTACCCACTGACCACCACTGGACTATGTGGAAACTGCCTCTGTTCTCCGCCTCCACGCCTCAAGATGTGTTGAGCGAAGTTCGTGAGTGCCGTTCTGAGTACTCCAACTGCTACATCCGTGTGGTGGGTTTCGACAACATCAAACAATGCCAAACGGTGAGCTTCATCGTTTACAAACCCGGCCAAGGCATCGGTCGCTACTAA
- a CDS encoding Uma2 family endonuclease, whose protein sequence is MVLQTQTYPPLENGDRLSYREFERRYAAMPQHQKAELVEGVVYMASPLRFTTHAKPHADLMGLLWTYKMATPPTEMGIEPTVRLDSDNEFQPDGVLLMPGGSSQLSQEGYIQGSPELVVEIAASSAAIDLGDKKRVYRRNGVQEYLVWQIFDEKLDWFYLEEGVYQSLTPDDEGILRSRVFPGLWLNRPQLLQNNLAAVLNTLQAGLQSSEHQAFVRS, encoded by the coding sequence ATGGTACTTCAGACTCAGACTTATCCGCCTTTAGAAAACGGCGATCGCCTTAGCTACCGGGAATTTGAGCGACGTTATGCGGCGATGCCTCAGCATCAGAAAGCCGAATTAGTTGAAGGAGTAGTGTATATGGCCTCGCCGCTACGGTTTACGACTCATGCTAAGCCTCACGCCGATTTGATGGGATTGTTATGGACCTATAAGATGGCAACCCCACCCACGGAAATGGGGATTGAACCCACGGTTCGCCTCGACTCCGACAATGAGTTTCAACCCGATGGTGTGTTGCTGATGCCTGGGGGGAGTTCTCAACTGAGTCAAGAGGGGTATATTCAAGGTTCACCGGAACTGGTGGTTGAAATTGCAGCCAGTAGTGCGGCGATCGATTTGGGAGACAAAAAACGAGTATATCGACGCAATGGGGTTCAGGAATATCTGGTTTGGCAAATCTTTGATGAAAAACTCGATTGGTTTTATCTGGAGGAGGGGGTTTATCAGTCTCTCACCCCGGATGATGAGGGGATTCTCCGCAGTCGTGTTTTTCCGGGGTTATGGCTGAATCGGCCGCAACTGTTGCAAAATAACCTCGCTGCTGTTCTCAATACGCTACAGGCGGGGTTGCAATCTTCGGAACATCAGGCGTTTGTGCGATCGTAA
- a CDS encoding ParA family protein — MELKGSAVAIIAIASPKGGVGKTTSTIALGGLLAQTQRCLAIDLDPQGNLTMGFGIEMEKEQIGSYDVMTRQETPAEPILETYIGLDILPTDSTLAKAENEISEDPKRFFILKEQLQTLQGRYTNILIDCPPNLGLLTLNALAAADAVLVPVQCHYYSLRGLDRLFDEISDIRKTYNLRLRLLGVLPTMAENTLMTRRVLDELKKRHHQVTIFKPVPKSIQFAEASFVGQPIHRFSRNRKLIEPYERVIRAIAPQTQKTPNEHLL, encoded by the coding sequence ATCGAGTTAAAGGGTTCAGCCGTGGCGATCATTGCAATTGCCAGTCCGAAAGGAGGCGTAGGAAAAACCACCTCCACTATCGCACTGGGCGGATTACTTGCCCAAACCCAGAGATGTCTTGCGATTGACCTAGATCCACAGGGCAATCTGACCATGGGATTTGGCATTGAGATGGAAAAAGAACAAATCGGCAGTTACGACGTGATGACGCGTCAGGAAACCCCCGCAGAACCGATTTTAGAGACGTATATCGGCCTGGATATTTTGCCCACCGATAGCACCCTGGCGAAGGCTGAAAACGAAATTTCTGAAGATCCCAAACGCTTCTTTATCCTTAAAGAACAGTTACAAACACTTCAAGGTCGCTACACCAACATTCTCATCGACTGTCCCCCCAATTTAGGGTTGCTGACACTTAACGCCCTGGCGGCGGCGGATGCGGTGTTGGTTCCGGTGCAATGTCACTATTACTCCTTGCGGGGACTCGATCGCCTCTTTGATGAAATCTCCGATATCCGCAAAACCTATAATTTGCGACTGCGACTGTTGGGGGTGTTGCCGACGATGGCGGAAAATACCCTGATGACGCGGCGAGTCTTGGATGAACTGAAGAAACGGCATCATCAGGTGACGATTTTCAAGCCAGTTCCCAAATCCATCCAATTCGCCGAAGCCAGTTTTGTCGGCCAACCCATCCACCGCTTCAGCCGTAACCGCAAACTGATTGAACCCTATGAACGGGTGATTCGGGCGATCGCCCCCCAAACCCAGAAAACCCCTAACGAACATCTGCTTTAA
- the hypE gene encoding hydrogenase expression/formation protein HypE → MSDFDVTSLSCPLPIQQYPHVLLAHGGGGRLMQQLINQVFLPAFGSADQVQHDAATLNLEGDRIALTTDSYVVHPLFFPGGDIGSMAVYGTVNDLAMAGARPQYLTAGFILEEGLPMSILWEVVQSMAAAAEKAGVQIVTGDTKVVDRGKGDGIFINTAGVGVVTGDRPISPTQVQVGDVVLVNGDIGRHGIAIMAVREGLMFDTAIESDLAPVAAEVLALLEAGIEVHCLRDLTRGGLASALNEIAVAANLGIRLDERAIAVRDDVQGACEILGFDPLYLANEGRFIAIVPPNQVQAALESLGEGAAEIGVVTDTTTPPVTMMSEIGSLRTVDLLSGEQLPRIC, encoded by the coding sequence ATGAGTGATTTTGACGTCACATCCCTGTCCTGTCCCCTACCAATTCAGCAATATCCCCATGTTTTATTGGCCCATGGGGGGGGAGGACGATTGATGCAGCAACTGATTAATCAGGTCTTTCTGCCCGCATTTGGCTCTGCGGACCAGGTGCAGCATGATGCGGCGACGTTGAACCTAGAGGGCGATCGCATTGCCTTAACGACTGATTCTTATGTGGTTCATCCCTTGTTCTTCCCCGGTGGCGATATTGGGTCGATGGCCGTCTATGGCACAGTCAATGATTTGGCTATGGCGGGGGCCCGACCTCAATACCTAACGGCGGGGTTCATTTTAGAGGAAGGCCTCCCCATGTCGATTCTCTGGGAAGTGGTGCAATCCATGGCGGCGGCGGCTGAGAAAGCAGGGGTACAAATTGTTACAGGAGACACGAAGGTCGTCGATCGCGGTAAGGGAGATGGCATCTTTATTAATACCGCTGGCGTGGGAGTGGTGACGGGCGATCGCCCAATTTCCCCCACTCAAGTCCAGGTGGGAGACGTGGTGTTAGTAAATGGTGACATTGGCCGTCATGGCATTGCCATTATGGCGGTGCGAGAGGGGTTAATGTTTGACACGGCCATTGAAAGTGATTTGGCCCCCGTGGCGGCGGAGGTGTTGGCCCTGTTGGAAGCAGGGATTGAGGTGCATTGTCTGCGGGATTTAACCCGAGGTGGCTTGGCCAGTGCCTTGAATGAGATTGCGGTGGCGGCTAATTTGGGGATTCGTCTCGATGAGAGGGCGATCGCCGTGCGGGATGATGTCCAGGGGGCCTGTGAAATTCTTGGCTTTGACCCCCTCTATCTAGCCAATGAGGGCCGCTTTATCGCGATTGTTCCCCCCAATCAAGTCCAGGCGGCGTTAGAGAGTTTAGGAGAGGGGGCCGCTGAGATTGGCGTCGTCACAGACACCACAACTCCCCCCGTTACCATGATGAGTGAGATTGGGTCCCTGCGAACGGTGGATCTATTAAGTGGGGAACAGTTACCGAGGATTTGTTAA
- a CDS encoding form I ribulose bisphosphate carboxylase large subunit: MVQAKAGYKAGVQDYRLTYYTPDYTPKDTDLLACFRMSPQPGVPAEEAAAAVAAESSTGTWTTVWTDGLTDLDRYKGRCYDIESVPGEDNQYFCFVAYPMDLFEEGSVTNILTSIVGNVFGFKALKALRLEDIRFPVALVKTFQGPPHGITVERDKLNKYGRPLLGCTIKPKLGLSAKNYGRAVYECLRGGLDFTKDDENINSQPFMRWRDRFLFVQEAIEKAQAETNEIKGHYLNVTAPTVEQMMQRAEFAKEIGTPIIMHDFLTGGFTANTTLARWCRDNGLLLHIHRAMHAVIDRQKIHGIHFRVLAKCLRLSGGDHLHSGTVVGKLEGEKGITMGFVDLMREDFVEEDRSRGIFFTQDWASIPGVMPVASGGIHVWHMPALLEIFGDDSCLQFGGGTLGHPWGNAPGATANRVALEACVQARNEGRDLMREGGDIIREAAKWSPDLAVACELWKEIKFEYEAVDTL; this comes from the coding sequence ATGGTACAAGCGAAAGCTGGATATAAAGCAGGTGTGCAGGACTACCGCCTGACCTACTACACCCCTGACTACACCCCCAAAGACACCGACCTGTTGGCATGTTTCCGCATGAGTCCCCAACCCGGTGTTCCGGCTGAAGAAGCCGCTGCTGCTGTAGCCGCAGAATCGTCCACCGGAACCTGGACCACGGTGTGGACTGACGGACTGACTGACCTCGATCGCTACAAAGGTCGTTGCTACGATATCGAGTCCGTCCCTGGCGAAGACAACCAGTACTTCTGCTTCGTCGCCTACCCGATGGATCTGTTTGAAGAAGGCTCTGTCACCAACATCCTCACCTCCATCGTTGGGAACGTCTTCGGGTTCAAAGCCCTCAAAGCCCTGCGCTTAGAAGATATCCGCTTCCCGGTTGCCCTGGTTAAAACCTTCCAAGGTCCCCCCCACGGCATCACCGTTGAGCGGGACAAATTGAACAAATACGGTCGTCCTCTGCTCGGTTGCACCATTAAACCGAAATTGGGTCTGTCCGCTAAAAACTACGGTCGCGCCGTCTATGAATGTCTGCGCGGTGGTTTGGACTTCACCAAAGACGACGAAAACATCAACTCTCAGCCTTTCATGCGCTGGCGCGATCGCTTCTTGTTCGTTCAAGAAGCCATCGAGAAAGCTCAGGCTGAAACCAACGAAATCAAAGGTCACTACCTCAACGTGACCGCTCCCACCGTTGAGCAAATGATGCAACGGGCCGAATTCGCCAAAGAAATCGGCACCCCCATCATCATGCACGACTTCCTCACCGGTGGCTTCACCGCCAACACCACCCTGGCTCGTTGGTGCCGTGACAATGGTTTGCTGCTGCACATTCACCGTGCCATGCACGCCGTCATCGACCGTCAGAAAATCCACGGGATTCACTTCCGGGTTCTGGCAAAATGTCTGCGCCTGTCGGGTGGTGACCACCTCCACTCCGGTACCGTCGTCGGTAAACTCGAAGGGGAAAAAGGCATCACCATGGGCTTCGTTGACCTGATGCGTGAAGACTTCGTCGAAGAAGATCGCTCTCGCGGTATCTTCTTCACCCAAGACTGGGCCTCTATCCCTGGCGTTATGCCCGTCGCCTCCGGTGGGATTCACGTTTGGCACATGCCGGCGTTGCTGGAAATCTTCGGTGATGACTCCTGCTTACAGTTCGGTGGTGGAACCCTCGGACACCCCTGGGGTAACGCGCCTGGTGCAACCGCTAACCGGGTTGCTCTCGAAGCTTGTGTTCAAGCCCGTAACGAAGGTCGTGACCTCATGCGTGAAGGTGGCGACATCATCCGCGAAGCGGCTAAATGGTCTCCTGACTTGGCCGTGGCTTGCGAACTTTGGAAAGAAATCAAGTTCGAGTATGAAGCGGTTGATACTCTCTAA
- a CDS encoding RbcX chaperonin protein, translating into MYPKKVANDTAKVLQSYLTYQAVRTIIEQLSETNPSLALWLSEYSSGNRVQDGEAYLQGLMQENKELMLRVLTVRAHLAESILELLPSMVMAQIEQSNTDHRRQLLERLTRTAEPSSPSPASTSGDDSPPPESGSQDVPD; encoded by the coding sequence ATGTATCCGAAAAAAGTCGCCAACGATACGGCCAAGGTGCTGCAAAGTTACCTGACCTATCAAGCGGTTCGGACGATTATCGAGCAGCTTTCAGAAACTAATCCTTCCCTCGCCCTTTGGCTCAGTGAGTATTCTTCGGGGAATCGCGTTCAGGATGGTGAGGCGTATTTACAGGGCTTGATGCAGGAGAATAAAGAACTCATGCTACGAGTCTTGACGGTGCGCGCTCATCTGGCGGAGTCGATTTTGGAGTTGTTGCCAAGTATGGTGATGGCCCAAATTGAGCAGTCCAACACGGACCACCGCCGCCAACTCCTAGAACGCTTGACCCGAACGGCTGAACCTAGCTCACCCTCACCTGCCTCAACTTCGGGAGACGACTCACCGCCTCCGGAGTCTGGGAGTCAGGATGTCCCTGATTAA
- a CDS encoding IS630 family transposase (programmed frameshift), giving the protein MTIITELDDFINTSSNTQEVKRALAVKMILTGTSSHEIENLLQVSHSFISKWKNQALFHGVGSLKLQYKGSKSYLNASSKAKVIEWLRQQPYLRTGDLKRHLDQEYGVVYASDQSYYALFKSAKISWKKSQKKNPAKNEEQVKGKKKEIQNKLKKWEPEIKAGKLAVFMIDECHLLWGDLLGYVWGRTDIRIEIPIKNQKNRQTYYGALDYQNQEFIVEEYSSGNTENTIDFIKHLRKQRPTKRIAIFWDGASYHKSQEFKEYLKQVNGELLEDEWLVHCTTFAPNAPEQNPVEDLWLQAKNFIRQFYHLCDSFKTIKGLFKFFADGQIFNFPKLFYYGILPQLI; this is encoded by the exons ATGACCATTATCACTGAACTAGATGATTTCATCAACACCAGTTCAAATACTCAAGAAGTCAAAAGAGCCTTGGCTGTTAAGATGATTTTAACAGGAACATCTTCTCATGAAATTGAAAACCTATTACAAGTATCTCATAGTTTTATTAGCAAGTGGAAAAATCAAGCTCTTTTTCATGGGGTAGGCAGCTTAAAACTTCAATATAAAGGAAGTAAAAGTTACCTCAATGCTTCCTCAAAAGCTAAGGTAATTGAATGGCTAAGGCAGCAACCTTATTTAAGAACCGGGGATTTAAAACGACATTTAGATCAGGAATATGGAGTGGTTTATGCTTCAGATCAAAGCTACTATGCTTTGTTCAAATCCGCTAAAATAAGCTGGAAGAAATCTCAGAAAAAGAATCCAGCAAAAAATGAAGAACAAGTCAAAG GCAAAAAAAAAGAAATTCAAAATAAACTCAAAAAATGGGAACCCGAAATAAAAGCTGGAAAGCTTGCGGTGTTTATGATTGACGAATGTCATCTTCTTTGGGGAGACCTCTTGGGTTATGTTTGGGGACGAACAGATATTCGGATTGAAATTCCTATTAAAAATCAAAAAAATAGACAAACTTATTATGGGGCATTAGATTATCAAAATCAGGAATTCATTGTCGAAGAATATTCCAGCGGCAATACGGAAAACACCATAGATTTCATAAAACATTTACGAAAACAAAGACCGACAAAAAGAATTGCCATTTTTTGGGATGGCGCTAGTTATCATAAATCTCAAGAATTTAAAGAATATTTAAAACAAGTAAATGGAGAGTTGTTAGAAGATGAATGGTTAGTTCATTGCACTACCTTTGCTCCAAACGCCCCCGAGCAAAACCCGGTGGAAGATCTTTGGTTACAAGCTAAAAACTTTATTCGGCAGTTTTATCATTTATGTGATTCATTCAAGACAATAAAAGGGCTATTTAAGTTTTTTGCTGATGGTCAAATATTTAATTTCCCCAAACTGTTCTATTATGGAATTTTGCCACAACTGATTTAG
- a CDS encoding clan AA aspartic protease, translating to MVRGYVNQNYEAMLPVVVRNNDKLKSITAVIDTGFTGFLSLPISLITELELSWSYRDRATLGDGSEVLFDIYDAMVIWGGQYREIEINAAETEPLLGMNMLRGYRLQVDTVQGGLVTIAQLPLVV from the coding sequence ATGGTGCGGGGTTACGTTAATCAGAACTATGAGGCGATGCTTCCCGTCGTCGTGAGAAACAACGATAAACTGAAATCCATTACTGCTGTAATTGATACTGGGTTTACGGGGTTCTTGAGTCTTCCAATTTCTCTGATTACAGAGCTTGAGTTGTCTTGGAGTTACCGCGATCGAGCAACTTTGGGCGATGGCAGCGAAGTTTTGTTTGATATTTACGATGCGATGGTGATTTGGGGCGGGCAGTATCGAGAAATCGAGATTAACGCAGCAGAGACAGAGCCATTGCTCGGAATGAACATGTTGCGCGGTTATCGGTTGCAAGTTGATACAGTTCAAGGCGGATTAGTGACGATCGCACAGTTGCCGCTCGTTGTTTAG